One window of the Misgurnus anguillicaudatus chromosome 8, ASM2758022v2, whole genome shotgun sequence genome contains the following:
- the LOC141365928 gene encoding uncharacterized protein, giving the protein MEVPRLKKRPRRFCEHCNTELCHTQYFDHRKRFFKNGVWEKKSKRATPDNVQILLLSSHEPAVSDDPSMCKDPDDNFTGIGEIGESEMHSADQEKEVIEEFEEMHPANISSDNDETADDQSIHLFLDSSDSESMQDDEDISCCVDDFVDEEGEILAEEQSEAYPHIQDGEEHGSDQSRSEKPEHLLMKLLAMMLLSWQSTFKISDNAITSLLLCIKQFMWIIGNVLCANTLTAFSSNIPKTLCSLRKWTGILRDDFLQYVVCPKCMTVYMLTETYELRRDGTKVCRTCGHIPFYNHPQQRSALRKKCGSALLCKATYLSSEENVHPIRSYCYKSVVQSLGGLVKRPGFEEKLEEWRKREMPKGVLGDVYDGQVWQDYQYVNGEPFLAEPNNLALMLNVDWFQPFKYAPYSVGAIYLVILNLPREDRFKEENMILVGLIPGPKEPSLNINAFLDPLVDELQELWHGVILEDNSFLGNQVYRAALLCLSSDIPATRKCGGFVGHGAYRGCHKCLKTFSKKEFGENMDYSGFERFSWEPRTSKDHIYYAGLSKRAKTKAEQKRIEREYGARWSELFRLSYYDAIRFVVIDPMHNLLLGTARHVFRLWTELGILTTKSLDEVQARVESIKVPYEVGRIPLRISSGFTGFTADQWKNWTTIYSLFCLKGLINNRHYDMWFDFVQACIILCSRVISINRLEVADRYLQTFLSKFVELFGPLHCTPNMHLHLHLKECVLDYGPVYSFWCFSFERFNGILGKFNNNNRAIEVQIMRQFLQGQQLRMPWTCEYGAEFGSILGKQMVGTLSCNDTADMLYVKHSVLVSAERLLFENCTVVPLSPFHQTILDEPDRHAILTMYHQMYPCVTDVDRFAMTCKRVTCLNVTYSIDGSRAERSAYVYAKWCGNTNSFEEPIIDPLAELRPAIIKQFIVVNVVSKGTAIKHVIAQVSWLHPHPDRHFYGKPIEVWARQGTDLSYPASFLPVERIAGRCVVNTSTVHLSKTKEKVTVVMPLCTVFEL; this is encoded by the exons ATGGAAGTCCCAAGACTGAAGAAACGACCTCGCCGCTTCTGTGAACATTGCAACACTGAACTGTGTCACACACAGTATTTTGACCACAGAAAGCGCTTTTTCAAAAATGGAGTTTGGGAGAAAAAATCCAAACGGGCTACGCCAGATAACGTACAGATCCTGCTGCTGTCCAGTCATGAACCCGCTGTGAGTGATGACCCGTCAATGTGTAAAGACCCGGACGATAACTTTACTGGAATTGGAGAGATTGGTGAAAGTGAAATGCACTCCGCGGACCAAGAAAAGGAAGTGATTGAAGAATTTGAAGAAATGCACCCAGCGAATATCAGTTCAGACAACG acgaaacagcaGATGACCAAAGCATTCATCTTTTTCTGGACTCCAGCGATTCAGAGTCAATGCAAGATGATGAAGACATCTCCTGTTGTGTG GATGACTTTGTGGATGAAGAGGGGGAAATCCTTGCTGAGGAGCAAAGTGAAGCATATCCTCACATACAAGATGGGGAGGAGCATGGAAGTGATCAGTCCAGAAGTGAAAAACCAGAACACTTGTTGATGAAACTTTTAGCCATGATGCTTTTGTCATGGCAATCAACCTTCAAGATTTCTGACAATGCCATCACATCACTTCTTCTGTGCATCAAACAGTTCATGTGGATAATTGGAAATGTTCTCTGTGCTAATACCCTCACTGCCTTTTCAAGCAACATTCCAAAGACTTTATGCTCCTTGAGGAAATGGACTGGTATACTCCGTGACGACTTCTTACAGTATGtggtttgtccaaaatgtatgACAGTGTACATGCTTACTGAGACCTATGAGCTCAGACGGGATGGTACAAAGGTTTGCAGGACTTGTGGTCACATCCCATTCTACAATCACCCACAGCAGAGGTCTGCATTAAGGAAGAAATGTGGCTCTGCCTTGCTATGCAAGGCTACATATTTGAGCAGTGAAGAGAATGTCCATCCAATACGTTCTTACTGTTACAAGAGTGTTGTGCAGTCTCTGGGAGGACTTGTTAAAAGACCTGGATTTGAAGAGAAATTAGAAGAATGGCGAAAGCGGGAAATGCCAAAGGGTGTGTTAGGAGATGTATATGATGGACAAGTATGGCAGGATTACCAGTATGTGAATGGAGAGCCTTTTTTAGCAGAGCCAAATAATTTGGCCTTGATGCTGAATGTGGACTGGTTCCAACCTTTCAAATATGCACCTTATTCAGTCGGAGCCATCTACTTGGTCATTTTGAATCTACCTCGTGAAGACCGTTTTAAGGAAGAAAATATGATTCTCGTTGGACTAATACCTGGACCAAAAGAGCCATCGCTAAACATAAATGCTTTCTTAGACCCCTTAGTTGATGAGCTTCAAGAACTTTGGCATGGTGTGATTCTGGAAGACAACTCTTTTTTAGGAAATCAGGTTTACAGAGCAGCTCTGCTTTGTCTTTCATCAGATATCCCCGCAACTCGAAAATGTGGAGGCTTTGTTGGACATGGAGCATACAGAG GATGCCACAAGTGTTTGAAGACGTTTAGCAAGAAGGAATTTGGTGAAAATATGGACTACTCAGGATTTGAGAGGTTTTCATGGGAGCCACGCACGTCAAAGGATCACATATACTATGCTGGATTATCCAAACGGGCAAAGACAAAGGCAGAACAGAAAAGAATTGAACGCGAGTATGGAGCGAGATGGTCAGAACTTTTCCGCTTGAGTTACTATGATGCCATCAGATTTGTCGTCATAGATCCAATGCACAACCTTCTCCTTGGTACCGCAAGACATGTATTCAGACTGTGGACAGAATTGGGAATTTTAACAACAAAAAGCCTTGATGAAGTTCAAGCTAGAGTGGAAAGCATCAAAGTACCTTATGAGGTTGGAAGAATTCCCTTAAGAATTTCATCTGgctttacaggatttacagcaGATCAGTGGAAAAACTGGACAACCATTTACTCACTGTTTTGTCTGAAGGGGCTTATCAACAACAGACACTATGACATGTGGTTTGACTTTGTGCAGGCTTGTATCATACTCTGCTCCAGAGTCATATCCATCAATAGACTGGAAGTAGCAGATCGATACCTGCAGACATTTCTCTCAAAATTTGTCGAACTCTTTGGCCCATTGCACTGCACCCCCAACATGCATCTACATCTTCATTTGAAAGAGTGCGTGTTGGATTATGGACCTGTTTATTCTTTTTGGTGTTTTTCATTCGAGCGTTTTAATGGAATACTGGGAAAGTTTAATAACAACAACAGGGCAATTGAAGTCCAGATTATGAGGCAATTTCTGCAGGGCCAACAACTTCGTATGCCATGGACATGTGAATATGGTGCTGAATTTGGCAGTATTTTAGGAAAACAAATGGTTGGGACTTTGTCATGCAATGACACAGCTGATATGCTTTATGTGAAACACAGTGTTTTGGTGTCAGCAGAAAGACTTCTCTTTGAAAACTGCACAGTGGTGCCTCTGTCTCCATTCCACCAGACAATCTTGGATGAGCCTGACAGACATGCAATATTGACAATGTATCACCAGATGTACCCTTGTGTCACTGACGTTGACCGTTTTGCCATGACATGCAAACGGGTAACATGTCTGAATGTAACTTACTCAATTGATGGATCTAGAGCAGAAAGGTCAGCATATGTATATGCTAAGTGGTGTGGAAACACAAACAGTTTTGAGGAACCCATCATTGACCCTCTAGCCGAACTACGACCAGCCATTATAAAGCAGTTTATAGTTGTTAATGTTGTCTCAAAAGGTACTGCAATCAAACATGTAATTGCACAAGTTTCCTGGCTTCATCCCCATCCGGACAGACATTTTTATGGAAAGCCAATAGAAGTTTGGGCGCGTCAGGGAACAGACTTGTCATACCCAGCATCATTTCTGCCTGTTGAGCGCATTGCTGGGAGATGTGTGGTTAACACATCCACTGTGCATTTAAGCAAGACCAAAGAAAAGGTCACTGTAGTCATGCCACTATGCACAGTATTTGAGCTGTGA